A window of the Proteus terrae subsp. cibarius genome harbors these coding sequences:
- the rlmD gene encoding 23S rRNA (uracil(1939)-C(5))-methyltransferase RlmD has protein sequence MVQFYSPKKRPVKKQATTLEVTASALDANGQGIAHAEGKTIFVKGLLPQETARIRLTEEKRQFAKGEVIKRLTTSEQRITPHCEYYERCGGCQQQHVPIALQRTTKAGVLSHLIKRETGVVISAEPVISGAEYGYRRRARLGLRYQPEKGLVMGFRQERSNDLVMIKKCPVLKSQLNDLLSPLWECLKQLTSVRDLGHVEMVLADNGPLVILRHLSPLPESDKQSLRDFSQTHQVTMYLAGDNSEIARLTSIEKEPFYQIEGLNLRFAPTDFIQVNDEINPKMVAQAIEWLDLSPEDRVLDLFCGMGNFTLPIAKRVSEVVGIEGVPALVEMAKKNAELNQLGNAHFWHADLSADFSAMSWSKEGFNKVLLDPARAGALEVMSHIVKLSAEKIVYVSCNPTTLARDSKILLDSGYQLAGLKMLDMFPQTGHLESMALFSRK, from the coding sequence ATGGTGCAGTTTTATTCTCCTAAAAAACGCCCTGTGAAAAAACAGGCGACAACTCTGGAAGTGACCGCCAGTGCATTGGATGCAAATGGTCAAGGTATTGCTCATGCTGAGGGCAAAACGATTTTTGTAAAAGGATTACTCCCACAAGAAACTGCTCGTATTCGTTTAACAGAAGAAAAGCGCCAGTTTGCTAAAGGCGAGGTTATTAAGCGTTTAACTACTAGTGAGCAGCGTATAACGCCTCATTGTGAATATTATGAGCGTTGTGGTGGTTGTCAGCAGCAACATGTGCCGATTGCGTTACAACGTACAACAAAAGCGGGTGTGTTATCACATCTTATTAAACGTGAAACGGGTGTGGTGATTTCGGCGGAACCTGTTATTTCCGGCGCTGAATATGGTTATCGTCGTAGAGCAAGATTGGGATTGCGTTATCAACCTGAAAAAGGGTTGGTGATGGGCTTTCGCCAAGAGCGCTCTAATGATTTGGTCATGATAAAAAAATGCCCAGTATTAAAATCACAGTTAAATGATTTATTGTCTCCTCTTTGGGAATGTCTTAAACAATTAACATCAGTACGTGATTTAGGGCATGTTGAAATGGTGCTCGCTGATAATGGGCCGTTGGTGATTTTACGTCATCTATCACCATTACCTGAGAGTGATAAACAGAGTTTGCGTGATTTCTCTCAAACTCATCAAGTTACGATGTATCTTGCAGGTGATAATAGCGAGATAGCACGATTAACTTCAATTGAGAAGGAACCCTTCTATCAAATAGAAGGTCTAAATTTACGTTTTGCACCTACTGATTTTATTCAAGTAAACGATGAAATAAATCCTAAGATGGTTGCACAAGCTATTGAATGGCTTGATTTATCGCCAGAAGATCGCGTGTTAGATCTGTTTTGTGGTATGGGAAACTTTACTTTACCTATCGCAAAACGTGTCAGTGAAGTGGTGGGCATCGAAGGTGTACCTGCGCTGGTTGAAATGGCGAAAAAGAATGCAGAACTAAACCAACTAGGTAATGCGCATTTTTGGCATGCAGATTTATCAGCTGATTTCTCTGCGATGTCGTGGTCGAAAGAAGGTTTTAACAAAGTGTTGTTAGATCCCGCAAGAGCAGGCGCTTTGGAGGTAATGTCACATATTGTGAAGTTATCCGCAGAAAAAATTGTGTATGTCTCCTGTAATCCGACCACGTTAGCCAGAGATAGTAAGATATTATTAGATTCTGGATATCAGCTAGCCGGTTTAAAAATGTTGGATATGTTTCCACAAACGGGTCATCTGGAATCAATGGCACTGTTTAGTCGAAAGTAA
- the relA gene encoding GTP diphosphokinase — translation MVAVRSAHLTPAGEFAVDKWVNSLNLTHVNAGSEIMQTWEYCHRTVQGREDAELLLWRGVEMVELLSTLSMDKDSMRAALLFPLAEENLIDQEIVTEHFGDAIWSLVRGVMEMDAIRQLKATHTNETSSVQVDNVRRMLLSMVEDFRCVVIKLSERIAHLREVKDATEDERVLAAKECFNIYAPLANRLGIGQLKWELEDFCFRYLHPDEYKKIASLLHERRIDREQYIDNFVSTVRGYMKEENVDVDIYGRPKHIYSIWRKMKKKNLAFDELFDVRAVRIVVERLQDCYAALGIVHTHFRHLPDEFDDYVANPKPNGYQSIHTVVLGPEGKTVEIQIRTRQMHEDAELGVAAHWKYKEGATGAATKGGTGSYENRIAWLRKLIAWQEEMADSGEMLDEVRSQVFDDRVYVFTPKGDVVDLPAGSTPLDFAYHIHSDVGHRCIGAKIGGRIVPFSYQLQMGDQIEIITQKHPNPSRDWLNPNLGYVTTSRGRAKIHNWFRKQDRDKNILAGRQILDNELAHMDINMKEAEKLLIARYNVHSVDEVLAGIGVGDIRINQLVNFIQSKLNKATAEDEDKEALRTLENKTPAPRATGSGGSIVVEGVGNLMHHIARCCQPIPGDNIVGFITKGRGISIHRADCEQLAELLSHAPERIVDAVWGENYSSGYSLVVRVVANDRSGLLRDITTILANEKVNVLGVSSRSDVKQQIATIDMNIEIYNLQVLGRILAKLNQLPDVIEAKRFSH, via the coding sequence ATGGTTGCAGTAAGAAGTGCTCACTTAACACCTGCAGGAGAGTTTGCTGTTGATAAATGGGTCAATAGCTTGAACTTAACCCATGTCAATGCGGGTAGTGAAATCATGCAAACCTGGGAATACTGCCATCGTACTGTTCAAGGGCGTGAAGATGCCGAACTGTTATTGTGGCGTGGTGTTGAAATGGTTGAGCTTCTTTCGACACTAAGCATGGATAAAGACAGCATGAGGGCAGCGCTTCTTTTCCCTCTTGCTGAAGAAAATCTTATTGATCAGGAAATTGTTACTGAACACTTTGGTGATGCCATTTGGAGCTTAGTGCGTGGTGTTATGGAGATGGATGCCATACGCCAATTAAAAGCGACACACACTAATGAAACAAGTTCAGTTCAGGTAGATAACGTGCGTCGCATGCTGTTATCTATGGTGGAAGATTTCCGTTGTGTGGTCATTAAACTTTCAGAACGTATTGCCCATTTACGTGAAGTGAAAGATGCCACAGAAGATGAGCGCGTACTGGCTGCTAAAGAGTGTTTTAATATTTATGCACCATTAGCCAACCGATTGGGTATTGGTCAATTAAAATGGGAGTTAGAAGATTTTTGTTTCCGCTATCTTCATCCTGATGAATATAAAAAAATAGCAAGCTTGCTTCATGAGCGCCGTATCGATCGCGAACAGTACATTGATAATTTTGTCAGTACAGTACGTGGTTATATGAAAGAAGAAAATGTCGATGTAGATATCTATGGACGTCCCAAACACATCTATAGTATTTGGCGCAAAATGAAGAAAAAGAACCTCGCATTCGATGAGTTATTTGATGTGAGAGCGGTACGTATTGTTGTTGAACGTCTTCAAGACTGCTATGCAGCATTAGGGATTGTACATACGCATTTCCGTCATTTGCCTGATGAATTCGATGATTATGTTGCAAATCCAAAACCGAATGGCTATCAATCTATTCATACGGTTGTGTTAGGGCCTGAAGGCAAAACGGTTGAGATCCAAATTCGTACTCGCCAAATGCATGAAGATGCTGAATTGGGTGTGGCTGCGCACTGGAAATATAAAGAAGGTGCAACTGGCGCTGCAACGAAAGGCGGTACAGGCAGTTATGAAAACCGCATTGCATGGTTACGTAAACTGATTGCATGGCAAGAAGAGATGGCGGATTCTGGCGAAATGTTGGATGAAGTCCGGAGCCAAGTCTTTGATGATAGAGTTTACGTCTTTACACCAAAAGGTGATGTAGTTGATTTACCAGCGGGATCAACACCACTTGATTTTGCTTATCATATTCATAGTGATGTGGGACATCGCTGTATTGGAGCGAAAATTGGCGGGCGTATTGTGCCGTTTAGCTATCAATTACAGATGGGTGACCAAATTGAAATTATCACGCAAAAACATCCTAATCCAAGTCGTGATTGGTTAAATCCTAACTTAGGTTATGTCACCACAAGTCGTGGGCGTGCGAAAATTCATAATTGGTTCCGTAAGCAAGATCGCGATAAAAATATTCTTGCTGGACGCCAGATTTTAGATAACGAATTGGCGCATATGGATATCAACATGAAAGAAGCAGAAAAACTGCTGATTGCGCGTTATAACGTGCATAGTGTTGATGAAGTATTAGCTGGTATTGGTGTCGGTGATATCAGAATTAACCAGTTAGTGAACTTTATTCAAAGTAAATTAAATAAAGCCACTGCGGAAGATGAAGATAAAGAAGCTCTGCGGACACTTGAAAACAAAACGCCAGCACCTAGAGCCACAGGATCAGGTGGAAGCATTGTTGTCGAAGGTGTGGGTAACTTAATGCATCATATCGCACGTTGTTGCCAACCTATTCCGGGTGACAATATTGTCGGCTTTATCACTAAAGGTCGTGGTATTTCGATTCACCGCGCTGACTGTGAGCAACTTGCTGAACTGCTTTCTCATGCACCAGAACGTATCGTTGATGCGGTATGGGGAGAGAATTACTCTAGTGGTTATTCATTAGTTGTTCGTGTTGTTGCTAATGATCGTAGTGGATTATTGCGTGATATCACCACTATTTTAGCGAATGAAAAAGTCAATGTGCTAGGTGTCAGTAGCCGTAGTGATGTGAAGCAACAAATTGCGACAATCGATATGAATATTGAGATTTATAATCTCCAAGTATTAGGTCGTATTTTGGCAAAACTTAATCAGTTGCCTGATGTGATAGAGGCGAAACGCTTTTCTCACTAA
- the dgt gene encoding dGTPase, protein MIDFKLKLNYQRKYNSSDIDINDEMQVSRQFESDRGRIINSAAIRRLQQKTQVFPLEQNSAVRSRLTHSLEVQQIGRYIAKQIIGELKKQNKLEVYGLIDRIDSLESLIEMACLMHDIGNPPFGHFGEAAIKHWFQKVLSPEATAEFDNCPFIPMQYSAKVQLNELRQTLRQDLCQFEGNAQAIRMAHHLLKLNLTYAQIGCVLKYTRPAYWQGEIPKEYSYLMKKPGYYWSELAFVKEVQEKLDMGEFCRFPLTYIMEAADDISYCIADLDDAVEKGIFDINRLVQLLRDAWRENGDVTEGDLFDITVNRAYKKVDQNEAKRSMQDQFFMYLRVYITGKLVPYTAYRFIKNLPQVYDGSFNHALLEGDSAEHRLLTTLKSVAKKWVFSHPEVEELEMKGYRVISGLLDIYKPLLLLSTEDFLRLHKYNEHPKYVIETRLYHKLSVKHKLAYNEMLEKLNDINTEKGKILEFYYRTRLIQDYISGMTDHYAYEEYRKLMVCD, encoded by the coding sequence ATGATCGATTTTAAGCTGAAGTTAAATTATCAACGCAAATATAACAGCAGTGATATCGATATTAACGATGAAATGCAGGTTTCTCGTCAATTTGAAAGTGATCGTGGCCGTATTATTAACTCAGCCGCTATTCGGCGTTTACAACAAAAAACGCAAGTCTTTCCTTTAGAGCAAAATTCCGCAGTACGTAGCCGTCTTACTCATTCTCTTGAAGTTCAGCAAATTGGTCGTTATATCGCTAAACAAATTATCGGCGAATTAAAAAAACAAAATAAGCTTGAAGTGTATGGCTTAATTGATCGCATCGATAGTCTTGAAAGTTTAATTGAGATGGCGTGCTTAATGCACGATATTGGTAATCCACCTTTTGGTCATTTTGGTGAGGCCGCGATTAAGCATTGGTTTCAAAAAGTATTATCACCAGAGGCGACAGCCGAATTCGATAATTGCCCGTTTATCCCTATGCAGTATTCAGCTAAAGTGCAATTAAATGAATTGCGACAAACTTTACGCCAAGATTTATGCCAATTTGAAGGCAATGCTCAAGCTATTCGAATGGCGCATCATCTTCTTAAATTGAATTTAACCTATGCTCAAATAGGTTGTGTATTAAAATATACTCGTCCTGCTTATTGGCAAGGTGAAATCCCCAAAGAATATAGCTATTTAATGAAGAAACCGGGGTATTACTGGTCTGAATTAGCATTCGTAAAAGAAGTACAAGAAAAATTAGATATGGGCGAATTTTGTCGCTTTCCTCTCACATATATTATGGAAGCTGCCGACGATATCTCGTATTGCATTGCGGATTTAGATGATGCGGTAGAAAAGGGGATTTTTGATATCAACCGTCTTGTTCAACTTTTACGAGATGCATGGCGTGAAAATGGTGATGTGACCGAAGGTGATTTATTCGATATTACAGTAAATCGTGCCTATAAAAAAGTCGATCAAAATGAAGCTAAACGTAGCATGCAAGATCAGTTTTTTATGTATTTACGAGTTTATATTACAGGAAAATTAGTCCCTTATACGGCGTACCGTTTTATAAAAAATCTCCCTCAAGTTTATGACGGGAGTTTTAATCACGCCTTATTGGAGGGAGATAGTGCAGAGCATCGTTTATTAACAACATTAAAAAGTGTCGCTAAAAAATGGGTGTTTAGCCATCCTGAAGTTGAAGAGCTTGAAATGAAAGGATATCGCGTGATCAGTGGATTACTTGATATTTATAAGCCCTTGCTTTTATTATCAACTGAAGATTTTTTAAGATTGCATAAATATAACGAACATCCTAAATATGTAATTGAGACGCGTTTATATCATAAGCTTTCTGTTAAACATAAACTGGCTTATAACGAAATGTTAGAAAAGCTAAATGATATAAATACTGAAAAAGGAAAAATTTTAGAGTTTTATTATCGTACCAGATTAATTCAAGATTATATCAGTGGAATGACTGATCATTATGCTTATGAAGAATATAGAAAATTAATGGTTTGTGATTAA